One window from the genome of Ammospiza nelsoni isolate bAmmNel1 chromosome 16, bAmmNel1.pri, whole genome shotgun sequence encodes:
- the LOC132080325 gene encoding protocadherin beta-4-like, which produces MALARQVLCVCALLGLPLAGAEPIRYSVAEEAESGSLVGELAEDAGLTPAQLSARRARLVSEDGRQHFRLERASGRLVVAGRLDREQLCAQSDTCMLPFELLLSDPLQFFRVEVDLEDINDHSPVFREDRVRFTILETSEPGSRFPLEVAEDLDIGRNAVQEYIITAENEYFTVSYGSRSSIEKYVELVLEKALDREEQTEISFHVIAVDGGSPPRSGSIEISIVILDVNDNAPKFIQEPYIGKVLENIPKGSVVLTVLATDPDAGVNGDISYHLSQAVGQSDSAFVIDPITGEIKLTKPLDFEEAQMHELTVRATDGGGLSAICKVLVEVVDVNDNAPELVVSSFSSPLPENTVPGTVVALFTVRDRDSGANGKISCALQDQLFFSLRPAYKNYYELVTVSALDREETPQYILSVTAADAGSPPLTSTHTFTVDISDVNDNAPVFNQTSYTMYVRENNVPTVFVGAVSAADADVGLNAKVSYSLAAEQGPERAWCSCISVNSEKGHVFVLRPLDYERLRQTEVTVSASDAGSPPLRANVTVRLVVLDENDNAPLVLYPAQESGPASSELVPVSAEAGYLISKVVAVDADSGQNSWLSYHLLRATDPGLFSVGVQSGEVRLRRPVTERDSVKQKLVVLVRDNGKPPLSATAALSALLLKDFSDVRLPHSSPASEDQAAASLTTYLIIALVFVSLLFLISTAVLLARKVCRRKELKAGPVLYAADTLQSGLADAAAAGTLPRAYCYEISLTTGSGNSEFRFLKPILPSLPPQHCAVGQGPDEEQDFPGVPVSSEDMAPDNAGTLSAGQFNALSFN; this is translated from the coding sequence ATGGCGCTCGCAAGGCAagtgctttgtgtgtgtgctttgctgGGGCTGCCGCTCGCTGGCGCCGAGCCCATCCGCTACTCCGTAGCCGAGGAGGCGGAAAGCGGCTCCCTGGTGGGCGAGCTGGCCGAGGACGCGGGGCTGACGCCGGCGCAGCTCTCGGCTCGCCGCGCCCGCCTGGTCTCGGAGGACGGCCGCCAGCATTTTCGCTTGGAGCGCGCCTCCGGCCGCCTCGTCGTGGCGGGGAGGCTGGACCGGGAGCAGCTGTGCGCCCAGTCCGACACCTGCATGCTCCCCTTCGAACTGCTGCTCTCCGACCCCCTACAGTTCTTTCGGGTCGAGGTAGATCTGGAGGACATAAATGACCATTCACCAGTTTTCCGAGAAGATCGAGTTAGATTTACAATCCTGGAAACGAGCGAGCCAGGTTCACGTTTCCCATTGGAGGTGGCTGAGGACCTCGATATTGGCCGCAATGCAGTCCAGGAGTACATCATTACTGCCGAGAACGAGTATTTTACTGTCTCCTATGGAAGTCGGAGTAGTATTGAAAAATATGTTGAACTTGTTTTGGAAAAGGCACTAGACAGAGAGGAGCAGACAGAGATTAGTTTTCATGTTATTGCTGTAGATGGGGGCTCTCCTCCAAGGAGTGGCAGCATAGAGATCTCTATTGTCATTCTAGATGTAAATGACAATGCTCCCAAATTCATACAAGAGCCTTATATTGGGAAGGTTTTGGAGAACATTCCAAAAGGCTCTGTGGTTCTGACTGTGCTGGCCACTGACCCAGATGCAGGAGTTAATGGGGACATCTCCTATCATCTCAGCCAGGCAGTGGGACAGAGTGATTCTGCATTTGTGATTGATCCCATAACCGGTGAAATTAAACTCACAAAACCTTTGGATTTTGAGGAAGCACAAATGCATGAGCTGACTGTGAGAGCCACAGATGGAGGAGGGCTGTCAGCAATCTGCAAGGTGTTGGTGGAGGTGGTGGATGTGAATGACAATGCCCCAGAGCTGGTGGTCAGTTCCTTCAGCAGTCCCCTCCCCGAGAACACAGTGCCCGGCACGGTGGTTGCCCTGTTTACGGTCAGGGACCGGGATTCTGGTGCCAACGGGAAGatctcctgtgccctgcaggatcagctcttCTTCTCCCTGCGGCCAGCCTACAAGAATTACTATGAGCTGGTGACAGTGAGCGCGCTGGACCGCGAGGAGACGCCTCAGTACATCCTCAGTGTGACGGCAGCAGATGCGGGCTCGCCTCCTCTCACCAGCACGCACACCTTCACCGTGGACATCTCCGACGTCAATGACAATGCCCCCGTCTTCAACCAGACCTCCTACACCATGTACGTGCGTGAGAACAACgtgcccacggtgtttgtgggAGCTGTGAGCGCTGCAGATGCTGACGTGGGGCTGAATGCCAAGGTGAGCTATTcgctggcagcagagcaagggccagAGCGGGCCTGGTGCTCCTGCATCTCGGTGAACTCGGAGAAGGGACACGTGTTTGTGCTGCGGCCCCTGGACTACGAGCGCTTGAGGCAGACCGAGGTGACGGTCAGTGCCTCTGACGCGGGCTCTCCTCCGCTGAGAGCCAACGTCACCGTGCGCCTGGTGGTGCTGGACGAGAACGACAACGCCCCGCTGGTGCTCTACCCGGCCCAGGAGAGCGGCCCGGCCTCCAGTGAGCTGGTGCCCGTGTCGGCTGAGGCGGGCTACCTCATCAGCAAAGTGGTGGCCGTCGATGCCGACTCGGGACAGAACTCGTGGCTCTCCTACCACCTGCTCAGGGCCACCGACCCAGGCCTGTTTTCCGTGGGCGTGCAAAGCGGCGAGGTGCGTCTCAGGAGGCCGGTGACAGAGAGAGACAGCGTCAAGCAGAAGCTGGTGGTGCTTGTCAGAGACAACGGCaagcccccgctgtcagccaCGGCAGCTCTCAGCGCTCTCCTGCTCAAGGACTTCTCCGACGTGCGCCTGCCGCACAGCAGCCCGGCCAGCGAGGATCAGGCCGCCGCCTCCCTGACCACCTATTTAATCATTGCCTTGGTCtttgtctccctcctcttcctcatctccacggcagtgctgctggctcgCAAGgtgtgcaggaggaaggagctgaaggcTGGCCCTGTGCTCTATGCTGCCGACACCTTGCAGAGCGGCCTGGCCGATGCAGCCGCTGCAGGGACCCTGCCCCGCGCCTATTGCTACGAGATCAGCCTCACCACGGGCTCGGGCAACAGCGAGTTCAGATTCCTCAAGcccatcctgcccagcctgcccccaCAGCACTGCGCCGTGGGCCAGGGCCCCGATGAGGAACAGGATTTCCCCGGTGTCCCTGTCAGCAGCGAGGACATGGCCCCAGACAATGCTGGCactctctctgcagggcagtTTAACGCTCTTTCCTTCAACTAG